A window from Bacillota bacterium encodes these proteins:
- a CDS encoding monovalent cation/H+ antiporter complex subunit F gives MVDATVALVISGVGALCFISLYRAVVGPTAADRVVAVGAVTSKTTVIILLLAFFMRNSLFLDVALTFVLCSFIATICVVRFLYESKTAWRDKNA, from the coding sequence ATGGTTGACGCCACAGTTGCGCTGGTCATATCGGGTGTTGGCGCCCTCTGTTTTATCTCGCTCTACAGGGCCGTGGTGGGCCCCACCGCCGCTGACAGGGTGGTGGCCGTGGGAGCCGTTACCTCGAAGACCACCGTGATAATACTTCTCCTGGCCTTCTTCATGCGCAACAGTCTCTTCTTGGATGTGGCGCTGACCTTTGTCTTGTGTAGTTTCATCGCCACCATCTGCGTGGTCAGGTTCCTTTACGAGAGCAAGACGGCATGGAGGGACAAGAATGCTTAG
- a CDS encoding N-6 DNA methylase produces the protein MPWPEPRPVGTLSDVVGAFAPFFSRWGLRAEPCASGMVVTGQAGRRGKAFLGVDRDCPQVTGGDVSLVFCDMDVRWNGTWLASSDGWNLALTVLRSLSRLPLSSQAVMELFGPASPQYTSAMKCLGHLAPGEASDGYLSRVVAALAESARRDVEGEAQSPPPGDELSRSLRERARSLEGLTFWLAPQDTEDIFAPLFDAVRAPEARKGRGEHYTPRWVVDLALDSLGVEGRCLDVACGTGAFLVGLISRTRGALPPWGVERDPVAAQAARLNCALALSRPGVWREAHIVPGDFLQGAGVIPRDFRFVVGNPPWINWERLPDSSRAAMGQLFRDHGLYTLKGFRTILGGAKKDLAMLFWQKAAGEFLETGGKISFVVTQSLLQSKGAGEGFRSFRLPSGEPLGILRVDDLVHTAAFGSCTIRPAVVQAQKGEVTRYPVPYVVWRLKGGRIPRDAPLRDARAMLDSEEMEALPVDASHNLSPWMVRSPRMREACAAILGRSAYSAREGCNTLGANGIYWLRLIRREGDRCLVENMPGAGRKPLARHRCWIEPDLIYPLVRGRDVGRWRARASGHILLAQDPRTRMGMDEGYLRSSLPLTYRFLEIFRAALEARRGYRRFFPGKGPFYSMYNVGEYTVAPYKVVWPYVTGGFGAAVLGPHDDPLVGYRSCVPDCKVVMVMASEEEAHYLSAVLNSSPARFLVSSYTVSTQVSVHLLEHLAVPAFDRSCKVHRELAGFSMECHSGPSGGSSQERLDELAGALWCLDFESLAACRQASGPGRREG, from the coding sequence TTGCCCTGGCCTGAGCCCCGCCCGGTAGGGACTCTTTCCGATGTAGTGGGGGCTTTTGCCCCGTTCTTCAGCCGGTGGGGACTCAGGGCGGAACCGTGCGCCTCGGGTATGGTGGTAACGGGACAGGCGGGCCGTCGCGGGAAGGCGTTCCTAGGTGTAGACCGAGACTGTCCCCAAGTGACCGGAGGCGACGTAAGCCTAGTGTTTTGCGACATGGATGTCAGGTGGAACGGAACCTGGCTGGCTTCAAGCGACGGGTGGAACCTGGCCCTCACCGTGCTTCGCTCACTATCAAGGCTCCCTCTCTCCTCCCAGGCAGTCATGGAGTTGTTTGGACCTGCATCCCCCCAGTACACCTCAGCAATGAAATGCCTGGGCCACTTGGCTCCTGGCGAGGCATCCGATGGCTACCTGTCACGAGTCGTCGCAGCCCTAGCTGAGAGTGCCCGCCGGGATGTTGAGGGAGAAGCCCAATCGCCCCCTCCGGGAGATGAGTTGAGCCGGTCCCTCAGGGAGCGGGCGAGGTCTCTGGAGGGTCTTACCTTCTGGCTTGCCCCCCAGGATACCGAGGACATCTTCGCTCCCCTGTTCGATGCAGTAAGGGCGCCGGAGGCCAGGAAGGGCCGGGGTGAGCACTACACTCCAAGGTGGGTGGTGGATCTTGCCCTGGACTCACTGGGGGTCGAGGGGAGGTGCCTGGATGTGGCCTGCGGGACGGGGGCCTTCCTAGTGGGGTTGATCTCCAGGACCCGAGGTGCACTGCCCCCTTGGGGTGTGGAGAGGGACCCGGTGGCTGCCCAAGCTGCCAGGCTCAACTGTGCCTTGGCCCTATCCCGTCCTGGGGTATGGAGGGAAGCCCACATTGTTCCTGGGGATTTCCTGCAGGGGGCCGGGGTCATCCCTAGGGATTTCCGGTTTGTGGTGGGGAACCCCCCGTGGATCAACTGGGAACGGCTCCCTGATTCATCCAGGGCGGCCATGGGACAACTCTTTCGCGACCATGGGCTGTACACCCTCAAGGGCTTCCGCACGATACTGGGGGGAGCCAAGAAGGACCTGGCAATGCTGTTCTGGCAGAAGGCAGCGGGGGAGTTCCTTGAGACCGGGGGCAAGATCTCCTTTGTGGTAACCCAGAGCCTCCTCCAATCAAAGGGGGCCGGGGAGGGTTTCCGTTCCTTCAGGCTACCGTCTGGAGAGCCCCTGGGGATACTGCGGGTTGACGACCTGGTGCACACTGCAGCCTTTGGGTCCTGTACCATCAGGCCTGCTGTGGTGCAGGCCCAGAAGGGAGAGGTGACGAGATATCCCGTTCCCTACGTTGTATGGCGTCTCAAGGGAGGCAGGATCCCCCGGGATGCTCCCCTTCGGGATGCCAGGGCAATGCTAGATAGCGAGGAGATGGAGGCGCTTCCGGTGGATGCCTCCCATAACCTTTCCCCGTGGATGGTCAGGAGCCCCCGGATGCGCGAGGCCTGCGCCGCCATCCTGGGGCGGTCTGCCTATTCGGCCAGGGAAGGGTGCAACACCCTGGGAGCCAACGGCATTTACTGGTTGAGGCTGATTCGCCGTGAGGGTGACCGGTGCCTCGTGGAGAACATGCCAGGGGCCGGGAGGAAGCCCCTGGCACGCCACCGTTGCTGGATTGAGCCGGATCTTATCTACCCCTTGGTGAGGGGGCGGGATGTGGGCCGCTGGCGGGCTCGGGCCTCCGGTCACATCCTCCTGGCCCAGGATCCCAGGACTCGCATGGGGATGGATGAGGGGTATCTCAGGAGCAGCCTTCCCTTGACCTACAGGTTTCTGGAGATCTTCAGGGCGGCACTGGAGGCCAGGAGGGGTTACCGGCGGTTCTTCCCGGGCAAAGGACCCTTCTACTCCATGTATAACGTGGGGGAATACACTGTGGCGCCATACAAGGTCGTGTGGCCCTATGTTACGGGGGGCTTCGGTGCGGCTGTCCTGGGGCCCCATGATGACCCCCTTGTGGGTTACAGGTCTTGCGTGCCTGACTGCAAGGTGGTGATGGTCATGGCCAGCGAGGAAGAGGCCCACTACCTCTCGGCGGTCCTTAACTCATCGCCTGCCAGGTTCCTTGTGTCGTCCTATACTGTTAGCACGCAGGTATCCGTTCACTTGCTGGAGCACCTAGCGGTGCCGGCATTCGACAGGTCATGCAAGGTTCACCGGGAGTTGGCCGGGTTCTCCATGGAATGCCATTCGGGTCCCTCCGGGGGTTCCTCCCAGGAGCGCCTGGACGAGCTGGCTGGTGCCCTCTGGTGTCTGGATTTCGAGAGCCTGGCCGCTTGCAGGCAAGCGAGTGGCCCTGGCCGGCGAGAAGGGTGA
- a CDS encoding Na+/H+ antiporter subunit E — MPTGTNLRRPETGIKRFGNLGVWMVFLALLLFWMLLSGSFDLQHLLAGVILSLLTSYLWSDLLIESGAMMPNIRTMGKFARYMIDLIIEVVIANIKVALIVLHPSLPISPGFIVLRTRLKTRFGRVIYANSITLTPGTLTVEMEGDRFIIHALTAEAAEGVAHWSLEEEMLRIEGGRQDG; from the coding sequence GTGCCTACCGGGACCAACCTGAGAAGACCGGAGACGGGGATCAAACGGTTCGGGAATCTAGGTGTTTGGATGGTGTTCCTGGCGCTTCTTTTATTTTGGATGCTGTTATCCGGTTCCTTCGATCTCCAGCACCTCCTTGCCGGCGTAATTCTCTCCCTCCTGACCTCCTATCTCTGGAGCGATCTCCTTATTGAGAGCGGCGCCATGATGCCCAACATCCGCACCATGGGGAAGTTTGCCCGGTACATGATAGACCTTATTATAGAGGTAGTGATAGCTAACATCAAGGTGGCCCTCATCGTGCTCCACCCCAGCCTGCCCATCTCGCCGGGTTTTATCGTGCTCAGGACAAGGCTGAAGACTCGTTTCGGCAGGGTCATCTACGCGAACTCCATTACCTTGACCCCTGGCACACTCACGGTGGAGATGGAAGGGGACAGGTTCATAATCCATGCCCTTACCGCCGAGGCGGCTGAGGGTGTCGCCCACTGGTCCCTGGAAGAGGAGATGCTTAGGATCGAGGGGGGACGGCAGGATGGTTGA
- a CDS encoding cobalamin-dependent protein (Presence of a B(12) (cobalamin)-binding domain implies dependence on cobalamin itself, in one of its several forms, or in some unusual lineages, dependence on a cobalamin-like analog.), which yields MRDVLRSLKEGVVQGDQERVLKAARTAVERRLDLPLMASQGLGAGMEDVGKRWNRGEMFLPEVMLSAQIFKEAMAILEPAIRAGGKTVGALGDFVIGTVSGDLHDLGKNLVAVMLETTGFRVHDLGRDVSAEDFVNALKNLGGGILGMSALLTTTMIEQKNVIHAIIETGLRAKTRIMVGGAPVSIAWAEEIGADAYAANAHQAVSIAKGLARDMRGGVPR from the coding sequence ATGAGGGACGTCTTGAGGAGCCTCAAGGAGGGTGTGGTTCAGGGAGACCAGGAACGGGTTTTGAAGGCAGCCCGCACTGCTGTGGAACGCAGGCTGGACCTCCCTTTAATGGCTTCACAGGGCTTGGGCGCCGGGATGGAGGATGTCGGGAAGAGATGGAACCGGGGGGAGATGTTCCTGCCCGAGGTGATGTTATCTGCCCAGATCTTCAAGGAGGCCATGGCTATTCTGGAGCCGGCCATCCGTGCCGGGGGCAAGACCGTGGGGGCCCTCGGGGATTTCGTCATCGGCACTGTCAGCGGAGACCTTCATGACCTTGGCAAGAACCTGGTTGCCGTCATGCTTGAGACTACGGGCTTTCGCGTTCACGACCTGGGCAGGGATGTATCCGCTGAGGACTTCGTGAATGCCTTGAAGAACCTCGGAGGGGGCATCCTTGGCATGAGCGCCCTCTTGACCACTACCATGATAGAGCAAAAAAACGTCATTCACGCCATTATAGAGACAGGCCTCAGGGCCAAGACCCGCATAATGGTGGGTGGTGCTCCAGTGAGCATAGCGTGGGCGGAAGAGATCGGGGCCGATGCCTATGCTGCCAACGCCCACCAGGCGGTGAGCATCGCCAAGGGACTTGCCAGGGATATGCGAGGGGGTGTTCCCAGATGA
- the mbhE gene encoding hydrogen gas-evolving membrane-bound hydrogenase subunit E, with protein MKRVGTLLVVVLVGYMFILAVSELPPYGAPDNPSNNEVASWYNYRALEETGAVNIVAGVILDYRAYDTMIETTVLFTAIIAVMITLKASAKP; from the coding sequence ATGAAGAGGGTTGGCACGCTGCTTGTCGTCGTGCTGGTGGGATACATGTTCATCCTGGCGGTAAGCGAGCTGCCGCCCTACGGTGCACCGGACAACCCCAGCAACAATGAGGTGGCATCGTGGTACAACTACAGGGCCCTGGAGGAGACCGGCGCTGTCAACATCGTGGCTGGCGTCATCCTGGACTACCGGGCGTACGACACGATGATTGAGACAACTGTGCTATTTACAGCAATCATAGCGGTGATGATCACACTCAAGGCCAGCGCCAAGCCATAG
- a CDS encoding MnhB domain-containing protein codes for MQDFLLKSVSGYLIPFVQMYGLYVLFHGHLTPGGGFSGGMVIGLCFILVALAFGMERAVKEDYVTTFLYAGMCFVGVLKGLGMLFNIYLPLGTPGELFSSGWIFVITVGVGIVVACTILALYYALMEEPGGHGRHRA; via the coding sequence ATGCAGGATTTCCTCCTGAAATCCGTTTCAGGCTATCTAATACCCTTCGTGCAGATGTACGGGCTTTACGTGCTATTTCACGGGCACCTGACCCCTGGCGGGGGGTTTTCCGGAGGGATGGTCATAGGGTTGTGCTTCATCCTGGTGGCCCTGGCTTTCGGCATGGAACGGGCGGTGAAGGAGGACTATGTGACAACGTTCCTGTACGCCGGCATGTGCTTCGTAGGGGTGCTGAAGGGGCTGGGCATGCTGTTTAATATCTACTTGCCCCTGGGGACACCGGGAGAACTGTTCTCCAGCGGCTGGATATTCGTCATCACGGTTGGAGTAGGTATCGTGGTAGCCTGTACCATCCTGGCACTCTACTACGCCCTCATGGAGGAACCGGGCGGTCACGGGAGGCACCGGGCATGA
- the mnhG gene encoding monovalent cation/H(+) antiporter subunit G, with translation MLSMILDIFTVVLLLAGFFFLAVGTVGLIRLPDVYTRMHATSKCDTLGVGLVVFALVFRFSTLGDVSKLLLAGLFLWIISPTTAHVVARAARAHGVRPVRGSFWIDRSESYINKEFDEG, from the coding sequence ATGCTTAGCATGATCTTGGATATCTTCACTGTGGTTTTGCTCCTGGCGGGGTTCTTCTTCCTGGCCGTTGGGACTGTAGGGCTTATCCGGCTGCCGGATGTTTACACCAGGATGCACGCCACCAGCAAGTGCGATACCCTCGGGGTGGGCCTGGTAGTGTTTGCCCTAGTCTTCAGGTTTTCTACCCTGGGGGATGTCTCAAAGCTGTTGCTGGCGGGCCTTTTTCTGTGGATAATCAGCCCCACGACGGCCCACGTCGTGGCGCGCGCGGCCAGGGCCCACGGTGTACGCCCTGTGCGGGGCTCATTCTGGATTGATAGGTCAGAGAGTTATATCAACAAGGAGTTTGATGAAGGTTGA
- a CDS encoding hydrogenase subunit MbhD domain-containing protein, protein MTLTSLDWMTMIFLTFLVLCAVAVSFTRDLLYAIIIFGAYSVIMAIVWQIMSAPDIAITEAAAGIGMTTLMVAVIMRTQRKED, encoded by the coding sequence TTGACCCTGACCAGCCTGGATTGGATGACCATGATCTTCCTGACATTCCTGGTCCTTTGCGCGGTGGCCGTGTCCTTCACCCGGGACCTGCTCTATGCCATCATCATTTTTGGAGCGTACAGCGTCATCATGGCCATCGTGTGGCAGATCATGAGCGCGCCGGACATCGCCATTACGGAGGCCGCCGCAGGCATCGGCATGACCACCCTCATGGTGGCGGTAATCATGCGAACCCAACGGAAGGAAGATTGA
- a CDS encoding trimethylamine methyltransferase family protein, with protein MSVGRMSLPIPLRMLPGEDIHEFKAKAMEILAETGVFYETPEALEALEAYGCTVDHQQRVALFPAEAIEKALATAPKAITLYDREGNPHAFLEGNNVYFDPGSSAVHFLNSDGLAVDSSGEDLANIARLTDALENIALQSTAVVAGEVAKEVGDSYRLYTVLKNSTKPIISGAFTVNGIEDIKELLVAVRGSLEELRAKPLAVMDVCPFSPLRWTNVACKNIMDLARYGIPVEFLPMPMAGASTPVTLAGTVICHVAENLSGLTLAQAVTPGAPVVWGGGPMVFDMRYGTTPMCAMEAMLMATTAAQVGKVLGLPTHTHGCLSDSKVVDVQAGLESAMGALLAGMTGVNVISGPGMLDFVGTQSLEKLVIDNEICGMVLRYLKGIETGEDAMAVDVIKGIGPGGDFLNTAHTRRWFRKEVAIPGLPIDRQDRRAWYEAGSMKALVRANRHVQQILSSHKPRPLDRGVERALDNTMKQVARRHGVTYLPLR; from the coding sequence ATGAGTGTGGGCAGGATGAGCCTTCCCATTCCACTCCGGATGCTGCCGGGGGAGGACATACACGAGTTCAAGGCCAAGGCCATGGAGATACTGGCGGAAACCGGCGTGTTCTACGAGACGCCCGAGGCCCTGGAGGCCCTGGAGGCCTACGGGTGTACCGTTGACCACCAGCAGAGGGTGGCCCTCTTCCCAGCGGAGGCAATCGAGAAGGCGCTGGCCACGGCCCCCAAGGCCATAACCCTCTACGACAGGGAGGGTAACCCCCATGCCTTCCTTGAGGGAAACAACGTCTACTTCGACCCCGGCTCCTCGGCTGTGCACTTCCTCAATAGCGATGGGCTTGCCGTGGATTCCTCCGGTGAAGACCTGGCGAATATTGCCAGGCTCACGGACGCGCTGGAGAACATCGCCCTGCAGTCCACTGCGGTAGTAGCGGGAGAGGTGGCCAAGGAGGTAGGAGACAGCTACAGGCTCTACACGGTTTTGAAGAACTCAACCAAGCCCATAATCAGTGGCGCCTTCACGGTGAACGGCATTGAGGATATCAAGGAGCTCCTGGTGGCGGTGAGGGGCAGCCTCGAGGAACTCAGGGCAAAGCCCCTGGCGGTAATGGATGTGTGCCCGTTCTCCCCCCTGAGGTGGACCAACGTAGCCTGCAAGAACATCATGGATTTGGCGCGTTATGGGATACCTGTGGAGTTCCTGCCCATGCCCATGGCGGGCGCCTCCACCCCGGTGACACTTGCGGGGACTGTCATCTGCCACGTGGCCGAGAACCTCAGCGGGTTAACCCTGGCCCAGGCGGTGACCCCGGGTGCTCCGGTGGTGTGGGGCGGCGGGCCGATGGTGTTTGATATGCGGTACGGCACCACACCCATGTGTGCGATGGAAGCCATGTTGATGGCCACCACCGCTGCCCAGGTAGGCAAGGTCCTAGGGCTCCCGACGCACACACACGGTTGCCTCAGCGATTCCAAGGTGGTGGATGTGCAGGCTGGGCTGGAATCTGCGATGGGGGCTCTCCTGGCGGGCATGACAGGGGTCAACGTCATATCCGGCCCTGGGATGCTGGATTTCGTAGGCACCCAGAGTCTGGAGAAGCTGGTTATCGACAACGAAATCTGTGGGATGGTGCTAAGGTATCTCAAGGGTATCGAGACGGGTGAGGATGCCATGGCGGTGGATGTGATAAAGGGCATCGGTCCTGGCGGTGACTTCCTCAACACCGCGCACACCCGGAGGTGGTTCAGGAAAGAGGTGGCGATTCCAGGCCTGCCCATAGACCGCCAGGATCGCAGGGCATGGTACGAAGCGGGGAGCATGAAGGCACTGGTGAGGGCGAACCGGCATGTCCAGCAAATCCTGAGCTCCCACAAGCCAAGACCCCTGGACAGGGGTGTGGAGCGAGCACTGGACAACACCATGAAGCAGGTAGCCCGGCGTCACGGAGTGACCTACCTTCCCTTGAGGTAG
- a CDS encoding Ig-like domain-containing protein — MRLVALTLIAAIVSIGGCSQIPRISVESVVPEEDSTGVSTRSFIVLVLEEDLPLDNGPGLIATDPLMPGRLWVDGNKVMFEPSQSWEPDTTYTVIYGHPRVQEISWSFTTGSLGDDPSTAGPPGASAIGPFGQVIGLRWLREGRLAAIIRDQGTEAVISVGADGTQEVVFETDVHTFYMVEPLADGLGLVYSSLENGKVWHVRPGGEPEPVSTGLIFKVSPDRQRGVVYDDQAGHVHIIDFQSGLSTGLPRVPAYEFPYTGLDSSWCPGGRYLLYQTSESQGDSAVEVVDTTSWSLMSRFFQPGARMIYPEWSPSGKHYAFLVVDEPTALPENGGQMDLPFGQRLAVASLEGEVSYYRPDSGLIVGSPVWSPDGRKVAFAITAGQMPGGYFPQSEVHVLSLGGVPQVVRGVPTEGYARPVCFSQDGSYLLLSVYVAQGAQARDISFLTAMDGKPAARLGEIGEAAWVDDERLVVWFLERQQGIDLWLVDAWGGFLEPLSAEGWHSQGFTLSPERFGLAHIAYRPGPESDEFIVLGEIP, encoded by the coding sequence ATGAGGCTGGTCGCGTTGACACTCATAGCCGCCATAGTCTCCATAGGGGGGTGCTCCCAGATCCCGCGCATCAGTGTGGAGTCGGTGGTCCCGGAGGAGGACTCCACCGGTGTGTCCACTAGGAGCTTCATTGTGCTGGTCCTGGAGGAGGATCTCCCCCTGGACAATGGACCCGGGCTCATTGCGACTGACCCGTTAATGCCAGGAAGACTCTGGGTTGATGGTAACAAGGTCATGTTTGAGCCATCCCAGTCATGGGAGCCTGACACGACCTACACGGTTATCTACGGCCACCCCAGGGTCCAGGAGATCTCATGGTCTTTCACAACGGGCAGCCTAGGGGATGACCCGTCCACCGCAGGGCCCCCCGGGGCTAGCGCCATCGGGCCATTCGGCCAGGTCATAGGCCTAAGGTGGCTTCGAGAGGGGAGGCTGGCGGCCATCATACGAGACCAGGGAACCGAGGCCGTCATATCCGTGGGAGCGGATGGTACCCAGGAGGTGGTGTTCGAAACGGATGTACACACCTTCTACATGGTGGAGCCCCTGGCGGATGGCCTGGGGCTGGTGTATTCGAGCCTTGAAAACGGCAAGGTGTGGCATGTGAGGCCCGGCGGGGAGCCAGAGCCTGTATCGACCGGCCTCATCTTCAAGGTCTCCCCCGACCGGCAGCGGGGGGTTGTCTATGATGACCAGGCGGGGCACGTTCACATCATTGACTTCCAGTCGGGACTCTCCACGGGTCTGCCCCGGGTTCCGGCCTACGAGTTCCCCTACACCGGGCTGGATTCCAGCTGGTGCCCTGGCGGGAGGTACCTCCTGTACCAGACCAGCGAGTCACAGGGAGATAGCGCGGTGGAGGTGGTTGACACTACCTCGTGGTCCTTGATGTCCAGGTTTTTTCAACCTGGCGCCCGCATGATATACCCTGAGTGGTCTCCGTCGGGGAAGCACTATGCCTTCCTGGTTGTGGACGAGCCCACGGCCTTGCCGGAGAACGGCGGGCAGATGGACCTTCCCTTCGGCCAGCGGCTGGCAGTGGCCTCGCTGGAAGGAGAGGTCTCCTACTACAGGCCCGATTCCGGCCTCATAGTAGGCTCCCCAGTCTGGAGCCCTGATGGCCGGAAGGTTGCCTTCGCCATTACCGCTGGCCAGATGCCAGGCGGCTACTTCCCCCAGTCTGAGGTGCATGTCCTCAGCCTGGGAGGGGTTCCCCAAGTGGTGAGAGGCGTCCCTACGGAGGGTTACGCCAGGCCTGTGTGTTTCTCTCAAGACGGCAGTTACCTGCTCCTTTCCGTTTACGTGGCCCAGGGAGCCCAGGCCAGGGATATCTCGTTCCTGACGGCGATGGATGGCAAGCCCGCAGCCAGGCTGGGCGAGATCGGTGAGGCTGCATGGGTGGATGATGAACGCCTGGTGGTGTGGTTTCTCGAAAGGCAGCAGGGGATTGACCTCTGGCTGGTTGACGCCTGGGGTGGCTTTCTGGAGCCCCTCTCGGCCGAGGGATGGCACAGCCAGGGCTTCACCCTCTCCCCTGAACGGTTCGGCCTGGCCCACATTGCCTACAGGCCGGGCCCCGAGTCTGATGAGTTCATCGTCCTGGGGGAGATACCCTAG
- a CDS encoding cation:proton antiporter subunit C produces MNADFWERLLINYPYVTAALLFAIGTYTVLSHNNMMKKIIGINIVTSAIFLLFIAAGHIKGYKVPITDMADKAAKYANPVPTALILTGIVVSVSVTAFALSLLVKLYRYYGTIDACKIVLLRSAQNGHDRDAT; encoded by the coding sequence ATGAACGCCGACTTCTGGGAGAGGCTGCTCATCAACTACCCGTATGTCACGGCCGCCTTGCTTTTCGCCATAGGCACATACACGGTACTTAGCCACAACAACATGATGAAGAAGATCATCGGCATCAACATCGTGACCAGCGCCATATTCCTGCTGTTCATCGCCGCCGGTCACATCAAGGGATACAAGGTGCCCATAACGGACATGGCGGACAAGGCTGCCAAGTACGCGAATCCCGTGCCTACCGCCCTGATCCTCACGGGGATCGTGGTGAGCGTTAGCGTGACGGCCTTCGCCCTCAGCCTCCTGGTGAAGCTCTACCGCTACTACGGCACCATCGATGCCTGCAAGATCGTACTTTTAAGGAGCGCACAAAATGGACATGATCGAGACGCTACATGA
- a CDS encoding MBL fold metallo-hydrolase encodes MKFHGGAGTVTGSCFEVRHNGVRFLVDCGLFQGSRETREQNYKPFPFDPASIGFVLLTHAHIDHSGLLPKLVRAGFTGPIISTKATRDLSAIMLPDSGHIQEMEVGRKNRKRRRAGQGLLEPIYTVEDAEKSVARFEMVSYGEVIRPDPLVRVRFIDAGHILGSATIEVWLEGEHSAKLVFSGDVGPVNCPIVNDPDGVASADYVVMESTYGNRQRPPGLDPAGVLRDAVQETLTKGGNVVIPAFAVERTQDILYIIHRMQLEGEFPKATIYLDSPMAQAATEVFCQHYEYFDEETREMADRLGKCPLDLPNLVHARTAEESKALNELKGGAIIISASGMCDAGRIKHHLKHNLWRPESTVILAGFQAVGTLGRQLLDGAQEVTIHGETIKVKATIRAIEGFSSHADQGGLLSWLHCLQAKPARVFVVHGEPEASSTLASLIEARLGIEAAVPGYGEGVELDGGRVSRRLPLTLQEMDEQCVLDAERAYLNLGDSLRALMCQAGSKHSVRQRILPLLRELQTAISEEMASS; translated from the coding sequence GTGAAGTTCCACGGCGGCGCAGGTACAGTCACCGGATCGTGCTTTGAGGTTAGGCACAATGGGGTCCGCTTCCTCGTGGATTGCGGGCTCTTTCAAGGCTCCAGGGAGACACGGGAGCAGAACTATAAACCCTTTCCCTTCGACCCTGCGTCAATAGGTTTCGTGCTTCTTACCCATGCCCACATAGACCACTCGGGCCTGTTACCCAAGCTGGTTCGGGCTGGCTTTACCGGCCCAATCATCAGCACCAAGGCCACCCGGGACCTCTCCGCGATAATGCTGCCTGACAGCGGCCACATCCAGGAGATGGAGGTTGGGCGCAAGAACCGGAAGAGAAGGAGAGCGGGCCAAGGGCTCCTGGAACCCATCTACACCGTAGAGGATGCGGAAAAAAGCGTGGCTCGCTTTGAGATGGTCAGCTACGGAGAGGTCATACGCCCTGACCCACTGGTAAGGGTCCGGTTCATCGATGCCGGCCATATACTGGGCTCAGCCACCATTGAGGTGTGGCTGGAGGGCGAGCACAGCGCCAAGCTGGTGTTCTCGGGTGATGTAGGGCCAGTGAATTGTCCCATCGTTAATGACCCTGACGGCGTGGCCTCCGCCGATTACGTGGTCATGGAGTCCACCTACGGGAACCGCCAGCGCCCCCCCGGCCTGGATCCCGCCGGTGTCCTGAGGGACGCCGTCCAGGAGACACTCACCAAGGGTGGCAACGTGGTAATCCCGGCCTTCGCCGTGGAGAGAACCCAGGACATTCTCTACATCATTCACAGGATGCAGCTGGAGGGAGAGTTTCCCAAAGCCACCATCTACCTGGATAGTCCCATGGCTCAGGCGGCAACCGAAGTGTTTTGCCAACACTACGAGTACTTTGATGAGGAGACCAGGGAGATGGCCGACCGCCTGGGCAAGTGTCCCCTAGACCTCCCCAATCTAGTCCATGCCCGCACTGCCGAGGAATCCAAGGCCCTCAACGAGTTGAAGGGGGGCGCCATCATCATTTCCGCCAGTGGCATGTGCGATGCCGGGCGTATCAAGCACCACCTCAAACACAACCTCTGGCGCCCTGAAAGCACCGTGATCCTGGCGGGCTTCCAGGCCGTGGGCACCCTAGGGCGACAGCTCCTGGACGGGGCGCAGGAAGTCACGATCCACGGCGAGACGATAAAGGTGAAGGCTACAATCCGTGCCATTGAGGGCTTCTCCTCCCATGCGGATCAGGGAGGGCTCCTCTCATGGCTCCACTGCCTCCAGGCAAAACCGGCCAGGGTCTTCGTTGTCCACGGTGAACCCGAAGCTAGTTCCACCCTGGCATCTCTCATCGAGGCAAGGCTGGGGATCGAGGCTGCGGTGCCTGGCTACGGCGAGGGCGTCGAGCTGGACGGGGGAAGGGTCTCTAGGCGGCTACCCTTGACCCTCCAGGAGATGGACGAGCAGTGTGTCCTTGATGCGGAGCGCGCTTATCTCAACCTGGGGGACAGCCTCAGGGCACTTATGTGCCAAGCCGGGAGTAAGCACAGTGTTCGCCAGCGCATACTGCCCCTTTTAAGGGAACTACAGACAGCCATCTCCGAGGAGATGGCCTCCAGTTGA